The following proteins are encoded in a genomic region of Pungitius pungitius chromosome 17, fPunPun2.1, whole genome shotgun sequence:
- the tpm3 gene encoding tropomyosin alpha-3 chain has protein sequence MEAIKKKMLMLKLDKENALDQAEQAEADKKAAEDRSKQHEDELLQMQKKLKGTEDELDKYSEALKDAQEKLEVADKKAADAEAEVASLNRRIQLVEEELDRAQERLATALQKLEEAEKAADESERGMKVIENRAQKDEEKMELQEIQLKEAKHIAEEADRKYEEVARKLVIVEAELERTEERAELAEAKCAELEEELKNVTNNLKSLEAQAEKYSQKEDKYEEEIKILTDKLKEAETRAEFAERSVAKLEKTIDDLEDELYAQKLKYKAISEELDHALNDMTSI, from the exons ATGGAGGCCATCAAAAAGAAGATGCTCATGCTAAAGTTAGACAAGGAGAATGCACTGGACCAGGCTGAACAAGCTGAAGCTGACAAGAAAGCAGCCGAAGACAGAAGCAAGCAG CATGAAGACGAACTTCTGCAAATGCAAAAGAAGCTGAAGGGGACAGAAGACGAGCTTGATAAGTATTCGGAGGCCCTGAAGGATGCTCAGGAAAAGCTTGAGGTGGCTGATAAGAAGGCTGCTGAT GCTGAAGCAGAAGTGGCTTCCCTGAACAGACGTATCCagttggtggaggaggagttggaTCGAGCTCAGGAGAGACTAGCAACGGCTCTGCAGAAGttggaggaggcagagaaggCCGCTGATGAGAGCGAGAG AGGTATGAAGGTGATTGAGAACAGGGctcaaaaagatgaagaaaagatgGAGCTTCAGGAGATTCAGCTGAAGGAGGCCAAACACATCGCAGAGGAGGCTGACCGCAAGTATGAGGAG GTGGCTCGTAAACTGGTGATTGTAGAAGCAGAGCTGGAGCGAACCGAGGAGAGGGCAGAGCTTGCTGAAGC TAAATGTGCTGAATTGGAGGAGGAACTGAAGAACGTCACCAATAACCTGAAATCTCTGGAGGCCCAGGCTGAGAAG TACTCTCAAAAGGAAGACAAGTATGAGGAAGAGATCAAGATATTGACTGACAAGCTGAAAGAG GCTGAGACCCGGGCTGAGTTTGCTGAGAGATCTGTGGCTAAGCTGGAGAAGACCATTGATGATCTGGAAG ATGAGCTTTATGCACAGAAGCTCAAGTACAAAGCCATCAGCGAGGAACTGGACCACGCCCTGAATGACATGACATCTAT CTAA